In the genome of Pseudobacteriovorax antillogorgiicola, the window CAAGCCCTCCGGTAGAACAAAAAGTTGAAAAGAAAAAGAAGAAAAAGAAACGCAAAAAACGCCGGCGGCGCAAGAAGAGACCTCCTGTGGAAGAAGAAAGTAGTTTTAGCATGATGCACCTTCTGCCCTTTGGAACCCCTCAGTTCTACAATGGCGAATACATCTTTGGTTCGATCTATGGTCTTGGGCAGGTCGCAACTTTAGGAATTTTTATTACTCGACAATCTGAAATTGCTAAAGAAGAAGATGAGAACAGCCGCGTGGAAGCTGATGAATCCCTCAGCCAAGAGGTGAAAGACGCTTTCATTGAGGAAAACAGCAACTATATCAGCACCCTGGAAACAGACGCATCCACAGCTTTGATCGGCTTTGGACTCTTATATACGACTTCAGTGGTCCATGGGATTCTCAGTGCTCCGGACCCCACACCCCCAAAACGGCGACGTCGAACAAGCCTTAATAGGGATAACTCCGACCTACAGGTGACCCAGATGTCTTTGGATTCTTATCGTTCGTCGCAGGTCACCCAATGGACGATTCTTCCCTTAAAAAAAGGGTGGGCATTCCACTTTCAAAGAAAGTTTTAGGCCATCAAGATTAGCTAGATTTCCTTGATCGGGACGAATACAATAACCGAAAAAATCAAGGAACACCCTAATGCCCAGTAGCCATAATTTCAGATCATATGTGGTTTCCGAGCTAGTTGACACTGGCGAGTTAGCAAAAAAGCTTCATGCTGCTCATTCGACCATCGATCCACGCGCGGCTATCAATCATCGCATCTCCAACGGCGAGATGTTTGCCTTTAACTTTGGAGCGATTGTTTTCTGGAATGTACCGGACGAGGCGCAAGCGGCAGAACTTTCAAGTTTAATCGATCTTCCCGGGCTGGTGAAGGACAGCATGTGTTCTGAAGATTTTATCGCCACTGAAGATCCCGATAAAGCACCACGAGTCGAGTTTAACCGAATTTTAATCGACCACCTATCCAAGGATCGAGCTGAAGTGATTACTTCAACGATCGCACAGTCTACCACAATGGAATACTATGAAAGCATGTGCGAGGAAGCTTGGACCGAGGTCGATGGTATCATCGCTACCTTAAAGGTTCGGGGCAAGCTTTCCCCCTCACCGAACAAACTTATGCGATGGGTCGCCCACTGCCTTGAACTCCGTAGCCGCGTCGTTCGAGTCCTGCACCTACTGGTGCCGACCAGACCTAATTTGGGAAGACAAGGTTATGGACGAGCTCTATAGCGACCTCAGGGCCATGTTTGATCTAGATGAGCGCTTTCAAGCATTAGAGTACAAACTCCAGCTTATCCAACAAAGTCTTGAGTTACTGGTGGATACGTCCCGAGACCGGCGCCTCTATTGGGTAGAGATGGCGATCGTTTTGCTGATCGTTTTCGAAATCGTTATTACCCTGATTCCAGGAGGGCATTAAGCCCTTCTAGGATGCTAGTGGGGTGGCGTGATCCACTCTCACATCGCTCTTCTGGATTAGGATGTGATACCACAAGACCCCGATTCCATAGATAGCTGCGGTGGTTAGAAAGATAGTCGTATAAGAAAAGCCACCGGCGCGCAGCACACGAAAGATTTGGGTGCTAAAGAACCAGGAACCAGCCCAGAAAGCTTGTTGGAGTGCACTGGTAATTTCGCGATTCTTTTCGCCAACATACTCCATGGCAAAACTAGCCACAATCGGGTTTGCCATATTCATAAGGGGCTGGCGCAGGAGATAGCACAAGACTGCCAGTGGAAACGCAATAGCCAAAGTTTTAAACTGTTCGGTAAGGGCTAAGACCACAAGAGCAAGCACCGCCAGGGATTGCGTCATCGTGATCGCAACGCGATATCCGTAGGCCTTTTTCAACCTAGGTCCATACATGTTCCCTATTGTGACAAACAAGGTCGAGATCGCACCCATCATGGAAAACTCATCGTACTCCATAGAGAAAACATGGAGAAAGAACAGGTTGATGAACGGGATGGTCAAGCCCGCTCCAATACCGATGACTACCGACGGAGCCAAAACCCTTGCAATCACGGCCCAATCATAGGATCTAAAATTAATCGCTTGATCTGGATCTGGCCGTTTTTCGTTCATAGGCAGAAAAGCAACGACCACTCCAATCAAGCTCAGAGCGGTAAAAAACATCAAAACCGAAGATTCAGGGAGTTTTTCTTGCAAGAAGGCATTGGAGCCAAACGATACCACACCCAAGAGAAAAGAAGTTACGCTCCAAGTAGTAAAATGTAACGCAATGGCCTCAGTACGCCGCTCTTCGGATTCATTTCTCATAATAAACGGCACCATGATTACCTGAACTGCTGCTGTGGCAATCCCAAAGAGGCTAATCCCTAGGGCAAGCAACTCGTGTCGTTGCGCTGGTGCGGCCCAGAGAATCAGTACAGAAGATATAGGGATAAAGCAGGCCGCAGTTCTAAATATAGGTAGTAAGCGTCGGCTTGGTATGAAAAAGCCGAACGGCAGTGATAAGGCCATGACGGCTAAGAAGCGATATGATATCATCTGAGCGATAAGCTGATCCTCATAGCCATGCCGAACCAAAAAAAAGTTTAGAATCATAAAGTACGATGTATTCATTAGCTGTAGGAAGAACTCAGCTAAGACCAGCCGCTTGATGACAGGACTAATGGCCCCGTAGCTTTTTAACCAACTCATATGTTCATGACTCCAATCGATGTAGGGAAGGCAACGTCTAAGCAAGCCCAATGTCTAATAAAAAACGTAGGTGAACATGCCCAAACTGCCTCCTAGGGATATCATGAAAAGGAGCCTCAATCACCTAAATACTATTATCTACGCAGTGTCATTTTTACCTTGGTACTGACTGCCATTGCGAATCTAGGTTACAATATTGGTAACCGCTGGGGATTCCTTGTTTGGGAGAGTGTATGAACCCTTTGCGCATTATTATCATTGATGACACCGAAGATATTCACAATAATATCAAGATTTTATTCCAATCTCAGAGCTCACAAGATGCCCTTGATAAACTGAGTGAAGAAATCTTTGGTGCAGGCAGCGCACCGTCTCGTCAACAAAGCGAACTAGAGATCGCTATAGATTCTGCCTACCAAGGGCAGGAGGGCTATGAGATGATCAAGCAGGCTGTGAAAGAGGGCAACCCTTACGCGGTCGCTGTGGTTGATATGAGAATGCCCCCAGGCTGGGATGGCTTGATGACTATTGAGAAAATTCGGGACGTAGATCAAGATATCGAGATCATCATCAGTTCCGCCTATTCAGATTACTCGTGGCAAGATATCGCCGATCGCCTTGGTGTCAGCAACAAGTATCTTTTTCTTTCCAAGCCATTTGAAGTTGCTGAGATGAAACAAATGATCGTAGCCCTCACTCAGAAGTGGACTCTAGACCAGGAAAACCGGAGCTATATTCGAAAACTTAAAGAAGCAAACGAAGAGGTTCAAGCAGCAATTCGCGCCAAGGATGACTTTCTTGGAGTCATGAGTCACGAGCTACGGACCCCACTAAATATTATCATTATGACCCTGGAAGATATTCTAGAAGCAGAATCTGATCCAGATACTGCTCGTATTCTCCAGAACTCTGAAGACTCCGCAAAATACTTGGCAAGGCTCATTGATAACATCATGTACTTCATTCACCTGGATAGCCACAACTTCCGCTTTGAAGAAACCCAGTTCTCTATGGATGATCTGGTCCAGGAGGTCATGGACGAGTGCCAGGTAGAAAACCACCGCGACCGACTCCAGTTCGACGTTGAACTCGACTCATCATTGCCAGAGGTCACTCTCGATCGCAAGCGCATGCGAATCGCCCTCCATCAACTCGTGGATAATGCTATCAAGTTCACAGATGAAGGACAGGTCAGGATTCGAATCCGTCCACAATCTAGCGGCACGTCTCTCTTTGTGGAAGTCGAAGATACTGGTATCGGCATGGGACCAATGGAACAAAAGCAAGCCTTCGACCTATTCTATCAGGGTGAAGCTACCAACCATCACAGCCGTACTGGCACTGGAGTTGGGCTGAGCTTGTGCCGAAAAATCGTTCGTTCCTTAGGGGGCGAAATCGGTTGCAAAAGCCAAGAAGCTATTGGTTCTACCTTTTGGTTCGAAATCCCCCTAAAGTCAGTCCCGGAGAACAAGGTGCCGGAAAAGAAGCTCGCCTGATCAAAAATCTTAACTTTCTGATTTAAAAAGAATTTCTTGCACTATGTACCTTGAGCTTGAGTTTGCTAAGGCTTATTGATTGCATCTCCCGCAGGCTGTGGTATCTCTGAGCAGTGTAAATGTGGCAAGCTAGGAGTCTCCATGCAGCAGGATGAAATTTCACAATCCATCATATCGTATCTTCAGCAGCACAATCGGCCAGACCTCGCCTTGATGCCTGACCAAATCAGCCAAGGCGTGCTCGATATCCTGATTGAGGATACTCGTCATATGGCCGAGGCAGCCTTGGAAAGTCGTCCACGTGCGGGGCGCTATATCACTCTCGCTGTCTTACTGCTTCATTCTAAGCTAAAGGGCCAGTCTTCCATCCAGATGACTGAAAGTGAATTACAGAAAAGCATCTCCCGCTATACTCAAGCCATCTACTTGGAAAATTTGAGCCGCCAAGGAATCATCAAGAACTTGAGACCAGCTGTTAGCCAAGACAACGTATTCGACCCTAATATCAGACCCGAATACGATTTGACTGAGCTTGGAAAGCAGGTCGCTAAAGAAAGCCTTCAGCCACTTCCTGATTACCAATCTACCTAACCCTGAGCCTTAAACTGAGCCGGCTGCAAGTTGTGGCGAGCCATCAGCTTGTAAAAGTCGGTTCGATTGCGCTTCGCTGCTCGCGCTGCTTGGCTTACGTTGCCTTTCGCCTGGCGCAGCACTTGAATCAAGTACTGCCTCTCGAACTCACTTTTGGCATCTGCCAAAGACTGTAGTTCCTCTGTATCTGGGGTTAGAGCCTCGCGGACCGAACTCTCAGAAATCACCGATGTCGTGCTCAAGACAACCAGTCTCTCGACAACATTGTATAGCTGACGCACGTTTCCCGGCCATTGAGCGTTGCAAATCAACTCTAAGGCCTTAGGAGCAAATGACTTCACTCGCGGCTTGTGTCTCGAAGCCACTTTTTGCAAAAATGATTTGGCTAGGAGAGAGATATCTTCACGCCTTTGGTTCAGTGTTGGGATGGAAAGACCAATCACGTTCAACTTATAAAAGAGGTCTTCCCTGAACTCACCAGCTTGAACTTTTTCTTCTAAGTCCTGATGGGTTGCCGACATAATTCGAATATCAGCAGCAGCCGCACTCAGGCTCCCCCCCGCTCGCATCTGACGTTCTTCTAGAACACGAAGCAGCTTAGCTTGCAAGCCGAGTGGCATTTCGGAAACCTCATCTAGGAACAAGGTGCCGCCCTTGGCTGCTTGAAACAAACTTTTCTGATCGTTGCCAGCGTTTTTAGTGGTTCCAAACAATTCAGCTTCTAAGAGATCCCCTGGTAGCGCCGCACAGTTAATGGCGATAAACGGCCCAAACTTGCGACGACTAGCATTATGGATGGCACGAGCAAGAAGCTCTTTGCCGGTGCCGCTTTCCCCTTGCAGAAGAATATTGCTATCTGACTGAGCCACGAGCTTGGCTTTCTTCAGAAGATCAAGCATAACCTGACTTTGGGTTATAATATCTGCACACCAAGCGTTCTTTTGTTGATCGGGTTGCTTGCCACTCTGAGTCAACGCTTTTTGAATGACTTTAAATAGCTTATCCTTATCAATCGGCTTGGTTATGAACGAGAAAACTCCCTTTTGGGTTGCTTCAACAGCTTCTGGAATCGTGCCATGGGCCGTAATAATAATGACCGGGAGGAACGGGCGACGACTGGAAACCTCTTCAAAAAGTGTCATTCCATCGATCTTATCCATCCTTAAGTCGCTTATGAGAACATCCGGCTCAAAGATATCTAGCCTCTGCAAACACTGCACTCCATCTGTAGCAGTCTCGACGACAAACCCCTCAGAGACCAGCCTCATTTTGAGTAGTTTGAGTAGCCCTTCATCGTCATCGACCAGTAGAATTTTTCCATGCTGAGTCATCATTCACCTCCTCTAACGGGCATTTCGTTGGGAACGTTTTTGGATTTTCTTTTCGATAGTTGAAAGAGCTTGCAACTTGTCTTGCAGATCTTTGGACTCCTTGCGATATTTTTCTGACGATTCATATAACCGCCGCTTAGCAGTTAGGTGGAGCTGGTACCACTGAGCTGCCAAGCGACTGTCCTCGTCAAGGTCTTGCCTTTTTGCGAGACGATTGAAGATCTGAGTCGCCTTTTGATAGTCAGATGAGCTTTGTGGCCGTAGGCCATAAGCTATACCCAGCTCGAAACTTGAAACCCAATCGTCCCGTTTACGATTTTTAATGCGTTTGGCTCGCTCTCTAGCAAAGGTCTTATCAGACATCTCCATAATATCCTTGCCATAGTCAACCCAGTAGTTCAAATCCCTATAGCCGACAAAGACAATGGTTTCCTCAAACTTCTGCGAGAGGTCTGTGGTACAACTAGCTGATAGAGCTAAACAGACGATAACTCCGATCTTTCTCATGAAAGCTCCTTATTTGCGATCACATGGGGAATATCCACTCTCATGTGAGCACCAATCAATGAATCTATGATCTGCAACTGGCCGCCGTGCGACTCAACGCACTCCTTTGCTACAGATAATCCTAGGCCTGTGCCCTTTAGTGGGCCCTGTTTGCGCGCGGTCCCTTGATAGAAAGGTAAAAACACCTTGTGTCGCTCCTCTTGGGGGATTCCCGGCCCTGAGTCGAGCACTTGGAACACAAGATTTTCTTGTCCTTCAGGAGACCAGTTAATTTCTATATAGCCACCCTTAGGTGTATAGTGCACAGCATTGGAAACTAAGTTATCAAGGGCTGCTCGCAGCACGGAGCGGTCAGCTCTCACCTGTAAAGCCTGACCTTCCACTTTAAGAGAAATCTTCTTACGCTTGGCCGTCAACTTATGAGCATTGACCGTGTCTTGTACTATCTCCTCCATATCAAACACGTCGGTATGCAGGTTAGGATCGCGGCGGAGTAGGTTGAAATCGAGGAGGTTATTAATCAAACTTTGAAAGCTGGTGGCAGCACTCGATAGAATTCCAACAACTTCTTGCTGAGCCTCGTTCAGTTTACCTGGAATCTGATCTTCAAGAAGCTCAATACCTTCCTTAATCGTTGATAGGGGGGTTTTCAACTCGTGCGATATATGTCTGAGGAAGCGTTTCTTTTCTTCTTCTGATTCTGAAAGCTGACGCCCTAGCCAAGATAATCGCTGGGCTACGCGCTGCAAATCCACGGGACCCTGGACTGTGAACTCCCCGTCGTACTCGCCTTGGCCAAGCTTACGAATAGCCGTATCTATTTGTCTCAAAGGCTTTAAAATCAGTGAGGTAAAAAGAAATACAAGGGCCACCGTTAAGGGGAGCAGCGTTACCACGTACAGAACAAGCTCCTGGCTCACTTCTTCCACAGATCCCTGAGCATCCTTGACGCGTTCGTTTAAAAATAGAGACCCTTCCTGATTGAGAGTCTGAACTAGGAAAAACAGTCGCTC includes:
- a CDS encoding tetratricopeptide repeat protein, with the translated sequence MTPKGIQFLLVLWLGFSSQFGISQGSGQQYFELGYQAYMRNQFPIAETHFRRAFTNASTPEDKGFILKFLGISQFMRGDRKSAAASFMQAVRLDPSLAVFQEEVLDPSVIKFFDAVKVQALKSVVRNTPPPKSSTPAPGAMTGADIIEESDSVDASPPVEQKVEKKKKKKKRKKRRRRKKRPPVEEESSFSMMHLLPFGTPQFYNGEYIFGSIYGLGQVATLGIFITRQSEIAKEEDENSRVEADESLSQEVKDAFIEENSNYISTLETDASTALIGFGLLYTTSVVHGILSAPDPTPPKRRRRTSLNRDNSDLQVTQMSLDSYRSSQVTQWTILPLKKGWAFHFQRKF
- a CDS encoding RMD1 family protein, yielding MPSSHNFRSYVVSELVDTGELAKKLHAAHSTIDPRAAINHRISNGEMFAFNFGAIVFWNVPDEAQAAELSSLIDLPGLVKDSMCSEDFIATEDPDKAPRVEFNRILIDHLSKDRAEVITSTIAQSTTMEYYESMCEEAWTEVDGIIATLKVRGKLSPSPNKLMRWVAHCLELRSRVVRVLHLLVPTRPNLGRQGYGRAL
- a CDS encoding MFS transporter, with amino-acid sequence MSWLKSYGAISPVIKRLVLAEFFLQLMNTSYFMILNFFLVRHGYEDQLIAQMISYRFLAVMALSLPFGFFIPSRRLLPIFRTAACFIPISSVLILWAAPAQRHELLALGISLFGIATAAVQVIMVPFIMRNESEERRTEAIALHFTTWSVTSFLLGVVSFGSNAFLQEKLPESSVLMFFTALSLIGVVVAFLPMNEKRPDPDQAINFRSYDWAVIARVLAPSVVIGIGAGLTIPFINLFFLHVFSMEYDEFSMMGAISTLFVTIGNMYGPRLKKAYGYRVAITMTQSLAVLALVVLALTEQFKTLAIAFPLAVLCYLLRQPLMNMANPIVASFAMEYVGEKNREITSALQQAFWAGSWFFSTQIFRVLRAGGFSYTTIFLTTAAIYGIGVLWYHILIQKSDVRVDHATPLAS
- a CDS encoding sensor histidine kinase, which codes for MNPLRIIIIDDTEDIHNNIKILFQSQSSQDALDKLSEEIFGAGSAPSRQQSELEIAIDSAYQGQEGYEMIKQAVKEGNPYAVAVVDMRMPPGWDGLMTIEKIRDVDQDIEIIISSAYSDYSWQDIADRLGVSNKYLFLSKPFEVAEMKQMIVALTQKWTLDQENRSYIRKLKEANEEVQAAIRAKDDFLGVMSHELRTPLNIIIMTLEDILEAESDPDTARILQNSEDSAKYLARLIDNIMYFIHLDSHNFRFEETQFSMDDLVQEVMDECQVENHRDRLQFDVELDSSLPEVTLDRKRMRIALHQLVDNAIKFTDEGQVRIRIRPQSSGTSLFVEVEDTGIGMGPMEQKQAFDLFYQGEATNHHSRTGTGVGLSLCRKIVRSLGGEIGCKSQEAIGSTFWFEIPLKSVPENKVPEKKLA
- a CDS encoding sigma 54-interacting transcriptional regulator, with translation MTQHGKILLVDDDEGLLKLLKMRLVSEGFVVETATDGVQCLQRLDIFEPDVLISDLRMDKIDGMTLFEEVSSRRPFLPVIIITAHGTIPEAVEATQKGVFSFITKPIDKDKLFKVIQKALTQSGKQPDQQKNAWCADIITQSQVMLDLLKKAKLVAQSDSNILLQGESGTGKELLARAIHNASRRKFGPFIAINCAALPGDLLEAELFGTTKNAGNDQKSLFQAAKGGTLFLDEVSEMPLGLQAKLLRVLEERQMRAGGSLSAAAADIRIMSATHQDLEEKVQAGEFREDLFYKLNVIGLSIPTLNQRREDISLLAKSFLQKVASRHKPRVKSFAPKALELICNAQWPGNVRQLYNVVERLVVLSTTSVISESSVREALTPDTEELQSLADAKSEFERQYLIQVLRQAKGNVSQAARAAKRNRTDFYKLMARHNLQPAQFKAQG
- a CDS encoding sensor histidine kinase; translated protein: MKKFQPPTILHLTLIGFVVVLMPLLLGTIRGFQSLDRMATQHETDMSSIVLLTESTRTIQGNLEDMERSARQYQLLGDPSIRDMFNERYKAAQNALADITLISRGEKLVPIARILLQELEKLEQGINQVDDKDPAFNKELARFERLFFLVQTLNQEGSLFLNERVKDAQGSVEEVSQELVLYVVTLLPLTVALVFLFTSLILKPLRQIDTAIRKLGQGEYDGEFTVQGPVDLQRVAQRLSWLGRQLSESEEEKKRFLRHISHELKTPLSTIKEGIELLEDQIPGKLNEAQQEVVGILSSAATSFQSLINNLLDFNLLRRDPNLHTDVFDMEEIVQDTVNAHKLTAKRKKISLKVEGQALQVRADRSVLRAALDNLVSNAVHYTPKGGYIEINWSPEGQENLVFQVLDSGPGIPQEERHKVFLPFYQGTARKQGPLKGTGLGLSVAKECVESHGGQLQIIDSLIGAHMRVDIPHVIANKELS